In Synechococcus sp. CB0101, a genomic segment contains:
- a CDS encoding NAD(P) transhydrogenase subunit alpha, translating into MIRVLVPRECRPGETRVAATPETVRRLSARGCTLQVEQGAGAASGFDDAAYSEAGAQLVDPAAEHWGLADVVLAVQAAAIAQQRHELEALRPGALLLGLLEPHGNDSLKQQLEQRRVSAMALELLPRISRAQTMDVLSSQANIAGYKAVLLASAALDRYVPMLMTAAGTIQPARALILGAGVAGLQALATARRLGAVVYVSDVRAAAKEQVESLGGRFIAPPEQEQKPGESGGYAQQATEAFLAEQRRQLTEQLALADMVICTAQVPGRPAPRLIDDAMLQHMRPGSVVVDLAVAQGGNCEGTVPGESVMRHGVQLIGADALPCTVANHASALYARNVAALLEHLLEASGGEPSALQLDLEDPIVSGCLFTHHAAAGAAA; encoded by the coding sequence TTGATTCGTGTGTTGGTGCCGCGGGAGTGCCGCCCCGGTGAAACGCGCGTGGCGGCCACCCCCGAAACCGTGCGGCGTTTGAGTGCCCGCGGCTGCACGCTCCAGGTGGAGCAGGGGGCCGGAGCCGCCAGCGGATTTGATGATGCCGCCTACAGCGAGGCCGGCGCCCAGCTGGTGGATCCGGCCGCTGAGCATTGGGGCCTGGCGGATGTGGTGCTGGCGGTGCAGGCCGCGGCGATCGCGCAGCAGCGTCATGAGCTCGAAGCCCTGCGCCCGGGTGCGCTGCTGTTGGGCCTGCTCGAGCCCCACGGCAACGACAGCCTCAAGCAACAGCTCGAACAGCGCCGTGTGTCAGCGATGGCTCTGGAGCTGTTGCCGCGCATCAGCCGCGCCCAAACGATGGACGTGCTCTCCTCGCAGGCCAACATCGCCGGTTACAAGGCGGTGTTGCTGGCCTCGGCAGCCCTGGATCGCTACGTGCCGATGCTGATGACGGCCGCCGGCACGATTCAGCCCGCCCGCGCCCTGATTCTCGGGGCCGGCGTGGCCGGCCTGCAGGCGCTGGCCACGGCTCGCCGCCTCGGTGCTGTTGTGTACGTGAGTGATGTGCGCGCTGCCGCCAAGGAGCAGGTGGAATCCCTGGGCGGCCGTTTCATCGCACCGCCAGAGCAGGAGCAGAAGCCCGGTGAATCCGGCGGCTACGCCCAGCAGGCCACCGAGGCTTTCCTGGCGGAGCAGCGCCGCCAGCTCACCGAGCAGCTGGCCCTCGCCGACATGGTGATCTGCACCGCCCAGGTGCCGGGCCGGCCGGCGCCGCGCCTGATCGACGACGCCATGCTCCAGCACATGCGCCCCGGCAGCGTGGTGGTGGACCTGGCGGTGGCCCAGGGGGGCAACTGCGAGGGCACGGTGCCCGGCGAGAGCGTGATGCGCCACGGCGTGCAGCTGATCGGCGCCGATGCCCTGCCCTGCACCGTGGCCAACCACGCCAGCGCTCTCTATGCCCGCAATGTGGCGGCGCTGCTGGAGCACCTGCTCGAAGCCTCTGGCGGCGAGCCCTCAGCCCTGCAACTCGACCTGGAGGATCCGATCGTGAGTGGTTGCCTGTTCACCCATCACGCTGCGGCGGGAGCTGCGGCATGA
- a CDS encoding ferredoxin, producing the protein MIAHHLLLCATPAKALCCPDPSVGPASWDTLKRLVREWGLEDPARPEGIVLRTKADCLRICVEGPVLLIWPEGIVYGSVTPERIERILRDHVVGGTPIEPWIVKRMPFQASKR; encoded by the coding sequence GTGATCGCGCATCACCTACTGCTCTGCGCCACCCCGGCCAAGGCGCTCTGCTGCCCCGATCCAAGCGTGGGGCCCGCCAGCTGGGACACCCTCAAGCGCCTGGTGCGCGAATGGGGCCTCGAGGATCCCGCCCGGCCTGAAGGCATCGTCTTGCGCACCAAGGCCGACTGCCTGCGCATCTGCGTCGAGGGGCCGGTGCTTCTGATATGGCCGGAGGGAATCGTCTACGGCAGCGTCACGCCCGAGCGGATCGAGCGGATCCTGCGGGACCACGTGGTGGGCGGAACGCCGATTGAGCCCTGGATCGTGAAGCGAATGCCCTTTCAGGCCAGCAAGCGCTGA
- a CDS encoding 1-deoxy-D-xylulose-5-phosphate reductoisomerase — MKALSVLGSTGSIGTQTLEIVEEFPDRFRVVALTAGNNLDLLINQIQRHAPEVVALADEAKLPELRERLNQLEPSVRPAKLPELVGGSDGLCTAAAWPTADLVVTGIVGCAGLLPTLAAIRAGKDLALANKETLIAAGPVVLPELAKSGSRLLPADSEHSAIFQCLQGTPWADTARLSTGVPTPGLRRIQLTASGGAFRDWDAADLHKATVADATSHPNWSMGRKITVDSASLMNKGLEVIEAHYLFGLDYDHIEIVIHPQSIIHSMVELADSSVLGQLGWPDMKLPILYCLSWPERLETPWRRLDLTEVGQLTFRKPDPAKYPCMELAYAAGRAGGTMPAVMNAANEQAVALFLEEQIHFLDIPRLIDVVCDRHKADLTANPSLDDVLAVDAWSRQAVREAAARLQAKAPAALPA; from the coding sequence GTGAAAGCCCTCTCCGTGCTCGGCTCCACCGGCTCGATCGGCACGCAGACCCTCGAGATCGTGGAGGAGTTTCCCGATCGCTTCCGGGTGGTGGCCCTCACGGCCGGCAACAACCTCGACCTCCTCATCAACCAGATCCAGCGCCACGCCCCGGAAGTGGTGGCCCTGGCCGACGAGGCGAAGCTGCCTGAACTGCGCGAGCGGCTGAACCAACTCGAACCCAGCGTCCGGCCCGCGAAGCTGCCCGAACTGGTGGGCGGGTCCGACGGCCTCTGCACCGCCGCGGCCTGGCCCACAGCGGATCTGGTGGTGACGGGCATCGTGGGCTGCGCCGGCCTGCTGCCCACCCTGGCGGCGATCCGTGCTGGCAAGGATCTGGCCCTCGCCAACAAAGAAACCCTGATCGCCGCCGGCCCGGTGGTGCTGCCGGAGCTGGCGAAATCCGGCTCGCGCCTGCTGCCGGCCGATTCCGAGCACTCCGCCATCTTCCAGTGCCTGCAGGGCACCCCCTGGGCTGACACCGCCCGCCTCAGCACCGGCGTGCCCACCCCGGGCCTGCGCCGCATTCAGCTCACCGCCAGCGGCGGCGCCTTCCGCGACTGGGATGCCGCCGACCTGCACAAGGCCACCGTGGCCGATGCCACCAGCCACCCCAACTGGAGCATGGGGCGCAAGATCACGGTGGATTCAGCCTCGCTGATGAACAAGGGCCTGGAGGTGATCGAGGCCCACTACCTGTTCGGCCTGGATTACGACCACATCGAGATCGTGATCCACCCGCAATCGATCATCCACTCGATGGTGGAGCTGGCGGATTCCTCGGTGCTGGGCCAACTGGGCTGGCCCGACATGAAGCTGCCGATCCTCTACTGCCTGAGCTGGCCCGAGCGTCTGGAGACCCCCTGGCGCCGTCTGGATCTCACCGAGGTGGGCCAACTCACCTTCCGCAAACCCGACCCGGCCAAATACCCCTGCATGGAGCTGGCCTACGCGGCCGGCCGCGCCGGCGGCACGATGCCGGCGGTGATGAACGCCGCCAACGAGCAAGCGGTGGCGCTCTTCCTCGAGGAACAGATCCACTTCCTCGATATCCCGCGCTTGATCGACGTGGTGTGTGATCGCCACAAGGCCGACCTCACGGCCAATCCCTCTCTCGACGACGTGCTGGCTGTGGATGCCTGGAGCCGTCAGGCGGTGCGTGAAGCTGCAGCCCGGCTGCAGGCCAAGGCCCCGGCTGCGCTGCCGGCGTGA
- a CDS encoding DEAD/DEAH box helicase produces MGSPSFDLRLPRRPLQAVGDAPLPAASSLRPQPGVQPRQWQSQLIALLRRRLEREGTNDVLINAGPGAGKTLGALLSFERLEREGRLQHLLVFCHRSSIASQWLAAASRLGLELQEWQPGLDVAPPPGQPRPHGLLITYQAAGRNLELLEQQLGEAGWGPWLAIADEVHHLGIDPEEPEATAWGHAFSRISARARLRLGLTGTPFRADNLGFCAARRIQVHDGQEWVEQIAPDLSVEPRELISAGDVRPLEFRFQDGWVDHGRQGELGDSERSPLSQEQRESWRARNLRRAIRLGDSSSIALRLLLNARRRLEVVRREHSGAGGLVIARDIAHARRICGLLEEEGDRVHLVHSQDPEAPQRMEAFKAGEADWLVSIDMCAEGFDAPRLRVVAYLTTVVTRTRFVQGITRAVRMDAERAALETVPRHPSYVFAPADPLLMQYARTWSLSEPYVLRPKTVEAEAEASGAGRSSALPLQALEDGAGAVIRLRGPQLPNFRLQR; encoded by the coding sequence ATGGGTTCACCGTCGTTCGATCTGCGCCTGCCTCGGCGCCCGCTTCAGGCGGTGGGCGACGCGCCGTTGCCGGCCGCGAGCAGCCTGCGCCCGCAGCCGGGGGTGCAACCGCGCCAGTGGCAATCGCAGCTGATCGCGCTGCTGCGCCGGCGGCTCGAGCGCGAAGGAACCAACGATGTGCTGATCAATGCCGGCCCCGGCGCCGGCAAAACCCTCGGCGCCCTGCTGAGCTTTGAGCGGCTCGAGCGCGAGGGCCGCCTGCAGCACCTGCTGGTGTTCTGCCACCGCAGCTCCATCGCCAGCCAATGGCTGGCGGCCGCCAGCCGCCTTGGGCTCGAGCTGCAGGAATGGCAGCCGGGGCTCGATGTGGCGCCGCCCCCCGGCCAGCCTCGGCCCCATGGCCTGCTGATCACCTATCAGGCCGCCGGCCGCAACCTGGAGCTATTGGAGCAACAGCTGGGCGAAGCCGGCTGGGGCCCCTGGCTTGCCATCGCCGATGAGGTGCACCACCTGGGCATCGATCCGGAGGAACCGGAGGCCACCGCTTGGGGCCATGCCTTCAGCCGGATCAGCGCCAGGGCCCGCTTGCGCCTGGGGCTCACCGGCACGCCCTTCCGCGCCGACAACCTGGGCTTCTGCGCCGCCCGCCGCATCCAGGTGCATGACGGCCAGGAGTGGGTGGAGCAGATCGCACCCGATCTGAGTGTGGAGCCGCGCGAACTGATCAGCGCGGGCGATGTGCGGCCGCTGGAATTCCGCTTTCAAGACGGCTGGGTGGACCACGGCCGCCAGGGGGAGCTGGGCGACAGCGAACGCTCCCCCCTCTCGCAGGAGCAGCGCGAGAGCTGGCGGGCCCGCAACCTGCGGCGGGCGATCCGCCTGGGCGACAGCAGCAGCATTGCCCTGCGGCTCTTGCTCAATGCGCGCCGGCGCCTGGAGGTTGTGCGGCGCGAGCACAGCGGCGCCGGCGGCCTGGTGATCGCCCGCGACATCGCCCACGCCCGCCGCATCTGCGGCTTGCTGGAGGAGGAGGGGGATCGGGTGCATCTGGTGCACTCCCAGGATCCCGAAGCCCCGCAGCGCATGGAAGCCTTCAAGGCGGGTGAGGCCGACTGGCTCGTGAGCATCGACATGTGCGCCGAAGGCTTCGATGCGCCGCGGCTACGGGTGGTGGCCTACCTCACCACCGTGGTGACCCGCACCCGCTTCGTGCAGGGCATCACCCGTGCCGTACGAATGGACGCGGAGCGCGCCGCCCTGGAAACCGTGCCGCGGCATCCCTCCTACGTGTTCGCACCGGCGGATCCACTGCTGATGCAATACGCACGCACCTGGTCGCTGAGCGAGCCCTATGTGCTGCGGCCCAAAACCGTGGAAGCCGAAGCCGAGGCCAGTGGTGCGGGCCGCTCGAGCGCACTGCCGCTGCAAGCACTGGAGGATGGCGCCGGGGCCGTGATCCGTCTGCGCGGGCCCCAGCTACCGAACTTCCGACTGCAGCGGTAA
- a CDS encoding NAD(P)(+) transhydrogenase (Re/Si-specific) subunit beta — MNVLDLFGYLIDLLAVLLLALGLKGLSTVRSARSANGLAALAMGLAVLGLLLQVQPDPIAWLWIAIGTAIGGLLGLLTARRVPMTAMPETVALFNGCGGMASLLVAVAVALYDSQGADLVELISIVISVFVGAITFSGSIAAMGKLQGWLGTPGWTQSSVRHGVNIALAIAALVGAFALPGDPTGAPLWLLLVASSLLGIGVTLPIGGADMPVVISLLNSYSGVAAAAAGFVVGSQLLIVAGAMVGAAGLILTQVMCTGMNRSLVSVLFGGALGGSAPVGGGGEQAGYSRIVSCSAEECAMALENAERVVFVPGYGLAVAQAQHALRELSKLLESNGSEVSYAIHPVAGRMPGHMNVLLAEADVPYEQLLEMDTINPEFPRTDVVIVLGANDVVNPDAKNDAQSPLYGMPVLEVDQARQVFVVKRSLGAGYAGIKNALFELPQTAMVFGDAKAVLQQLCTELRSQGVGKAGAA, encoded by the coding sequence ATGAACGTGCTCGATCTCTTCGGTTATTTGATTGATCTGCTGGCGGTGTTGCTGCTGGCGCTAGGCCTCAAGGGCCTCTCCACCGTGCGCTCGGCCCGCTCCGCCAATGGCCTCGCCGCCCTGGCCATGGGGCTGGCGGTGCTGGGCCTGTTGCTGCAGGTGCAACCCGATCCGATCGCCTGGCTGTGGATCGCCATCGGCACCGCCATCGGTGGCCTGCTGGGGCTGCTCACCGCCCGGCGCGTGCCGATGACGGCCATGCCCGAAACCGTGGCCCTGTTCAACGGCTGCGGCGGCATGGCCTCGCTGCTGGTGGCTGTGGCCGTAGCCCTCTACGACAGCCAGGGCGCCGATCTGGTGGAGTTGATCTCCATCGTGATCTCCGTGTTCGTGGGGGCGATCACCTTCAGCGGTTCCATCGCCGCCATGGGCAAGCTCCAGGGCTGGCTCGGCACCCCGGGCTGGACCCAGAGCAGCGTGCGCCACGGCGTGAACATTGCCCTGGCGATTGCGGCCCTGGTGGGGGCGTTTGCCTTGCCAGGCGATCCCACCGGTGCCCCCCTCTGGCTGCTGCTGGTGGCCTCGAGCCTGCTGGGGATCGGCGTGACCCTGCCCATCGGCGGCGCTGACATGCCGGTGGTCATCTCCCTGCTCAACTCCTATTCAGGCGTTGCGGCAGCGGCGGCCGGTTTTGTGGTGGGCAGCCAGCTGTTGATCGTGGCCGGCGCCATGGTGGGTGCTGCGGGCCTGATCCTCACCCAGGTGATGTGCACCGGCATGAACCGCTCGCTTGTGAGCGTGCTGTTCGGTGGCGCCCTCGGCGGCAGCGCACCGGTGGGCGGAGGCGGCGAGCAGGCCGGCTACAGCCGCATCGTGAGTTGCAGCGCCGAGGAGTGCGCCATGGCTCTCGAGAACGCCGAACGGGTGGTGTTTGTGCCGGGTTACGGCCTGGCCGTGGCCCAGGCCCAGCACGCCCTGCGGGAGCTTTCCAAACTGCTGGAAAGCAATGGCTCCGAGGTGAGCTACGCCATCCACCCAGTGGCGGGCCGCATGCCTGGCCACATGAACGTGCTGCTGGCAGAGGCCGATGTGCCCTACGAGCAGCTGCTGGAGATGGACACGATCAACCCCGAGTTCCCCCGCACCGATGTGGTGATCGTGCTGGGCGCCAACGACGTGGTGAATCCCGACGCCAAAAACGACGCCCAGAGCCCCCTCTACGGCATGCCCGTGTTGGAGGTGGATCAGGCGCGCCAGGTGTTTGTGGTGAAGCGCAGCCTCGGCGCCGGTTATGCCGGCATCAAGAACGCGCTGTTTGAGCTGCCGCAAACGGCGATGGTGTTTGGCGACGCCAAGGCGGTGCTGCAGCAGCTCTGCACCGAGCTGCGCAGCCAGGGTGTGGGCAAAGCGGGCGCCGCCTGA
- a CDS encoding sodium-dependent transporter gives MQEHSGAERGRPPEQWGSSLGFVLAAAGSAVGLGNLWGFAYRASQGGGAAFVVLYVLIVAVVCLPVLVAEMVLGRSTGHAPLVAPITAGGRRWAPLGWLYIAASVGILSYYAVLMGWTGRSLLHAITAPLPADMAAAESFFGAISSGGDAVLGHLFSLALTGLVVVAGIRSGIERLSRWGMPLLLVVLLALLLWAAALPGAQEGYASFLLRWDASKLTDLTTIRNAFTQAFFSIGAGIGCILAYAAYLDRRSGIPGEAVAVVGMDTAVGLMAGCVTFPIVASFGLADVVSGSTVGTLFIALPTGLGSLGVAGRVVAAAFFALAYVAAITSSVSLLEVPVSSLMDRLGWSRRRAVWLMVAVIAVIGLPAALDVAVLEKMDAVFGGVCLIAGGLLMALLMGWRAPDRFSADLQGSGTSPRLLKLLRWGLRWVSVPVISLGLVVSVVDLVKSWSAG, from the coding sequence ATGCAGGAGCACAGCGGAGCGGAGCGTGGACGGCCGCCGGAGCAGTGGGGTTCATCCCTGGGGTTTGTGCTGGCCGCGGCGGGCAGTGCCGTGGGGTTGGGCAACCTCTGGGGCTTTGCCTACCGGGCATCCCAGGGCGGCGGTGCGGCCTTTGTGGTGCTCTATGTGCTGATCGTGGCGGTGGTGTGCCTGCCGGTGCTGGTGGCGGAGATGGTGTTGGGCCGCAGCACCGGTCACGCGCCGTTGGTGGCGCCGATCACCGCGGGTGGGCGCCGCTGGGCGCCCCTCGGCTGGCTGTACATCGCTGCCTCGGTGGGAATCCTCAGCTACTACGCCGTGTTGATGGGTTGGACCGGCCGCAGCCTGCTCCATGCGATCACCGCTCCACTGCCAGCGGATATGGCGGCGGCTGAGAGCTTCTTCGGTGCCATCAGCAGCGGCGGGGATGCGGTGCTCGGGCACCTGTTCAGCCTCGCGCTCACGGGTTTGGTGGTGGTGGCCGGCATCCGCTCCGGCATTGAGCGCCTGTCGCGCTGGGGTATGCCGCTGCTCCTGGTGGTGCTGCTGGCGCTGCTGCTTTGGGCTGCTGCCCTTCCCGGCGCTCAGGAGGGCTACGCCAGCTTCCTGCTGCGTTGGGATGCCAGCAAACTCACCGACCTCACCACCATCCGCAACGCCTTCACCCAGGCCTTCTTCTCAATCGGGGCGGGCATTGGTTGCATCCTGGCTTACGCGGCCTATCTGGATCGCCGCAGCGGCATCCCCGGTGAAGCGGTGGCTGTGGTGGGGATGGACACCGCTGTGGGGCTGATGGCGGGCTGCGTCACCTTCCCGATCGTGGCCAGCTTTGGCCTGGCGGATGTGGTGAGCGGCAGCACCGTGGGCACCCTGTTTATCGCCCTGCCAACGGGCCTGGGTTCACTGGGGGTGGCGGGCCGTGTGGTGGCCGCGGCCTTTTTTGCGTTGGCCTATGTGGCCGCGATCACGTCGTCGGTGTCGCTGTTGGAGGTGCCGGTGAGCTCGCTGATGGATCGCCTCGGCTGGAGCCGCCGCCGGGCGGTGTGGCTGATGGTGGCCGTGATCGCCGTGATCGGCTTGCCCGCGGCCCTGGATGTGGCCGTTCTCGAAAAGATGGATGCCGTGTTTGGCGGTGTGTGCCTGATCGCTGGCGGTCTGCTGATGGCCCTGTTGATGGGCTGGCGTGCGCCGGATCGCTTCAGCGCCGATCTGCAGGGTTCCGGCACTTCGCCTCGTTTGCTGAAGCTGCTGCGGTGGGGGCTGCGCTGGGTGTCGGTGCCGGTGATCAGCCTGGGGCTCGTGGTGTCGGTGGTGGATCTGGTGAAGAGCTGGTCGGCCGGCTGA
- a CDS encoding NAD(P) transhydrogenase subunit alpha — MTTLSQALWVLLLGSLLGLELIGKVPPTLHTPLMSGANAISGITVLASITLIANAQGNPALLILGSVSLGFALFNVIGGFLVTDRMLAMFSRKKSGGGR, encoded by the coding sequence ATGACCACCCTCTCGCAAGCGCTCTGGGTGCTGCTACTCGGCAGCCTGTTGGGCCTGGAGCTGATCGGCAAGGTGCCGCCCACGCTGCACACCCCGTTGATGAGCGGCGCCAACGCCATCAGCGGCATCACCGTGCTCGCCTCGATCACCCTGATCGCCAATGCCCAGGGCAACCCGGCGCTGTTGATCCTCGGGTCGGTGTCGCTGGGCTTCGCCCTGTTCAACGTGATCGGCGGCTTCCTGGTCACCGACCGGATGCTCGCCATGTTCAGCCGGAAGAAGAGCGGAGGCGGCCGATGA
- the cysS gene encoding cysteine--tRNA ligase — protein MTLKLTNTLTRRVEEFRPIEPGKVSIYCCGVTVYDLCHLGHARSYIAWDVLRRYLIWSGYAVTFVQNYTDIDDKILNRAAEEGSSMEAVSERNIEAFVADMARLNILPADRMPRATRSLDAIRALISELEAKGAAYSADGDVYFAVMKHAGYGKLSGRDLEQQKDNAAGRVASEEEARKQHPFDFALWKGTKPGEPSFPSPWGAGRPGWHIECSAMVREELGDTIDIHLGGADLVFPHHENEIAQSEAATGKELAHYWLHNGMVNVGGQKMSKSLGNFTTIRALLDSGVSPMTLRLFTLQAHYRKPLDFTAEALDAAATGWKGLNAALGLAGEIGAASNRATELPSALAAARERFAAAMNDDLNTSAALAVLFELAKPLRSLANRLERGDASARSEASTPELAAQAALLQELAGVLGLRHEAPDAAQPSGANAAATGLSDADIESQIEARKAAKAARDFAAADSIREALKAQGIELIDKPGGVTEWLRG, from the coding sequence ATGACCCTCAAGCTCACCAACACCCTCACCCGCCGCGTTGAGGAGTTCCGGCCGATCGAGCCCGGCAAGGTGAGCATCTACTGCTGCGGCGTCACGGTCTACGACCTCTGCCACCTGGGCCATGCCCGCAGCTACATCGCTTGGGACGTGCTGCGCCGCTACCTGATCTGGAGCGGCTACGCGGTGACGTTCGTGCAGAACTACACCGACATCGACGACAAGATCCTCAACCGCGCCGCCGAAGAAGGCAGCTCGATGGAGGCAGTGAGCGAGCGCAACATCGAGGCCTTCGTGGCGGATATGGCCCGGCTCAACATCCTTCCCGCCGACCGCATGCCGCGGGCCACCCGCAGCCTTGATGCGATCCGGGCGCTGATCAGCGAGCTGGAGGCCAAAGGCGCCGCCTACTCCGCCGATGGCGATGTGTATTTCGCCGTGATGAAACACGCCGGCTACGGCAAGCTCAGCGGCCGCGATCTGGAGCAACAGAAAGACAACGCCGCCGGCCGCGTGGCCTCCGAGGAAGAAGCCCGCAAGCAGCACCCCTTTGATTTCGCCCTCTGGAAGGGCACCAAGCCAGGCGAGCCCAGCTTCCCCTCCCCTTGGGGCGCCGGCCGGCCGGGCTGGCACATCGAATGCTCAGCGATGGTGCGCGAGGAGCTGGGCGACACGATCGACATTCACCTGGGTGGGGCTGATCTGGTGTTTCCCCACCACGAGAATGAGATCGCCCAATCGGAAGCGGCCACCGGCAAGGAGCTGGCCCATTACTGGCTGCACAACGGCATGGTGAATGTGGGCGGCCAGAAGATGAGCAAATCGCTCGGCAACTTCACCACCATCCGCGCCCTGCTGGATTCTGGCGTCTCGCCGATGACGCTGCGCCTGTTCACCCTGCAGGCCCACTACCGCAAACCGCTCGACTTCACCGCCGAAGCCCTCGACGCCGCGGCCACCGGCTGGAAGGGCCTCAACGCCGCCCTGGGCCTGGCCGGCGAGATTGGCGCTGCGTCGAACCGCGCAACCGAGTTGCCGAGTGCCCTCGCTGCGGCCCGCGAGCGCTTCGCCGCGGCCATGAACGACGACCTCAACACCTCCGCAGCCCTTGCGGTGCTGTTCGAACTGGCGAAGCCGCTGCGCTCCCTGGCCAACCGGCTGGAGCGCGGCGATGCCAGCGCCCGCAGCGAAGCCTCCACACCGGAACTGGCCGCTCAAGCCGCCTTGCTGCAGGAGCTGGCCGGGGTGCTGGGGCTGCGTCATGAAGCACCTGATGCCGCCCAGCCAAGCGGAGCGAACGCTGCTGCCACTGGCCTCAGCGACGCTGACATCGAATCCCAGATCGAAGCGCGCAAAGCAGCCAAAGCGGCCCGTGATTTCGCAGCAGCCGATTCCATCCGCGAGGCGCTCAAAGCTCAAGGCATCGAGCTGATCGACAAACCCGGCGGCGTCACCGAGTGGCTGCGCGGCTAA
- a CDS encoding YheT family hydrolase — MPSPALSVDLPTALGLPPFRPRLPWLNGDLQTLRDTLRPVRLPADQGQPIQVEVGGGDQLLALLDQPLSGGEAQGLVLLMHGLAGSSQRGGLRRMGDTLQRSGFAVLRLNMRGAGAGRSLARGTYAANCNRDLLPVLRRARELAAGKPLLGMGISLGGTKLFNALLASAEERQAAGLDPAPPLLDGLVTISSPLDLHACSLQIERPRNRVYERWLLKRLIAQTLADPFGVSAAEREALEGRAANGPLRSIRDFDAAITAPRWGHASVEAYYAQASPLAGLLDGERRYPLPPALVVHAEDDPWVPVASTRQLAAAQLPGMEVLLTAQGGHNGFHARCDGPGGLGGCWTDRLTARWFQRLLA, encoded by the coding sequence ATGCCCTCACCTGCGTTGTCTGTTGATCTCCCCACTGCACTGGGCCTGCCGCCCTTCCGGCCGCGCCTGCCCTGGCTGAACGGTGACCTGCAGACCCTGCGCGACACCCTGCGCCCCGTGCGCCTGCCTGCGGATCAGGGCCAGCCCATCCAGGTGGAGGTGGGCGGCGGTGATCAGCTCCTGGCGCTGTTGGATCAGCCGCTCAGCGGGGGCGAGGCCCAAGGTCTGGTGCTGTTGATGCATGGTCTGGCGGGCTCCAGTCAGCGGGGGGGCTTGCGCCGCATGGGCGACACCCTGCAGCGGTCTGGCTTTGCGGTGCTGCGCCTCAACATGCGGGGTGCCGGCGCCGGCCGCAGCCTCGCCCGCGGCACCTACGCCGCCAACTGCAACCGCGACCTACTGCCGGTGCTGCGCCGGGCCCGGGAGCTGGCGGCTGGCAAGCCGCTGCTCGGCATGGGCATCTCGCTTGGGGGCACGAAGCTGTTCAATGCGCTGCTCGCTTCGGCAGAGGAGCGCCAGGCGGCGGGCCTCGATCCAGCGCCTCCATTGCTCGATGGTCTGGTCACGATCAGCTCTCCGCTGGATTTGCACGCCTGCTCGCTGCAGATCGAGCGTCCCCGCAACCGCGTGTACGAGCGCTGGTTGCTGAAGCGCCTGATTGCCCAGACCCTCGCCGATCCCTTCGGGGTGAGCGCCGCCGAGCGCGAGGCCCTCGAGGGCCGTGCCGCCAACGGACCGCTGCGCAGCATCCGTGATTTCGATGCCGCCATCACGGCGCCGCGCTGGGGTCATGCCTCGGTGGAGGCCTACTACGCGCAGGCCAGCCCGCTAGCGGGGCTACTGGATGGCGAACGTCGCTACCCCTTGCCGCCTGCATTGGTGGTGCATGCCGAGGACGATCCCTGGGTGCCGGTGGCGTCCACGCGGCAGCTGGCGGCGGCGCAGCTGCCCGGTATGGAGGTGCTGCTCACCGCCCAGGGCGGCCACAACGGCTTCCACGCCCGCTGCGATGGCCCGGGGGGGCTGGGCGGCTGCTGGACCGATCGGCTCACGGCCCGCTGGTTTCAGCGCTTGCTGGCCTGA